In one Lolium rigidum isolate FL_2022 chromosome 3, APGP_CSIRO_Lrig_0.1, whole genome shotgun sequence genomic region, the following are encoded:
- the LOC124695104 gene encoding heavy metal-associated isoprenylated plant protein 39-like, with translation MSKKVVVKLDLHDNKDKQKAMKAVSVLVGIDAITMDLASRKMTVIGTMDPVDVVSKLRKGWAAYIESVGPAKEPEKKEEKKEEAKKDGDGAAKKEDGEKKGEGDGGKKDGDGKKEDGDGKKNEGDGDKKEGDKKEDGDGKKDEAKKEGGGGDQKKPAAVFPHHMPLPHHMPPPYMFNADYMMNQYRPPQPPAAYQPPYVPPQYYYVRNMSMEENPNSCVIC, from the exons ATGTCGAAG AAGGTTGTAGTGAAGCTGGATCTGCATGACAACAAGGACAAGCAGAAGGCCATGAAGGCCGTCTCCGTGCTCGTTG GCATCGACGCCATAACCATGGACCTGGCGTCCCGCAAGATGACGGTGATCGGGACCATGGACCCGGTGGACGTGGTGAGCAAGCTGCGCAAGGGCTGGGCGGCATACATCGAGTCCGTCGGCCCGGCCAAGGAGCccgagaagaaggaggagaagaaggaggaggccaagaaggacggcgacggggcggccaagaAGGAAGACGGCGAGAAGAAGGGGGAGGGGGACGGCGGCAAGAAGGACGGTGACGGCAAGAAGGAGGACGGCGACGGCAAGAAGAACGAAGGCGACGGCGACAAGAAGGAAGGCGACAAGAAAGAGGACGGCGACGGCAAGAAGGACGAAGCAAagaaggaaggcggcggcggcgatcagaAGAAGCCTGCCGCGGTGTTCCCGCATCACATGCCGCTGCCGCACCACATGCCGCCGCCGTACATGTTCAACGCCGACTACATGATGAACCAGTaccggccgccgcagccgccggcgGCATACCAGCCACCATACGTGCCGCCGCAGTACTACTACGTCCGGAACATGAGCATGGAGGAGAACCCCAACTCATGCGTCATCTGCTGA